Proteins from a single region of Corylus avellana chromosome ca11, CavTom2PMs-1.0:
- the LOC132165400 gene encoding zinc finger CCCH domain-containing protein 34-like, with protein MDEELQKRNTDCVYFLASPLTCKKGIDCEYRHSEIARLNPRDCWYWLSGDCLNPTCAFRHPPLDGHAGAAPESAHCSTPVNKTNVPCYFYFNGLCNKGDRCSFMHGPDGNAPAGKSIKTASRSSDAPALENKTSAGSETGSATAETHLNPSESASKVPINFNFLPKEELQQAVPKILFLQSASPQIAVCEYDDAVIRSESLIPAEGFIQGRSHICTDQSSEEQVEDHIEPEERWESSPGFDVLVDDKSENLGYEDDPEYLLDLDREHRELNSHFLVYGFEDSVEYDPMYPDAELLREHGICDGFDHLDDEHLFTNVEREPGHSRSKMLGSILSGKRKLVPLELAVGDCNDMDLRDHLRKRRVIDGCQITGSSRRHGSSHLINRSQKRHPRHGMGQRLHRRRLAPEVGKNTIESLRENGTFLNGANQHGLLRRSHQDRSKKNFRKRRLPKRHFSSEVSRKPIERERRTTRESTMFTGPKTLAQIKEEKKKTEDNADCIWKVGNSSRTKLADFQGPKPLSEILKGKWRLDSVSDSDISGR; from the exons ATGGACGAAGAATTGCAGAAAAGGAACACCGACTGCGTGTATTTTCTAGCCTCACCCCTCACCTGTAAGAAG GGGATTGATTGTGAGTATCGGCACAGCGAGATTGCGAGGCTCAATCCCAGAGATTGCTGGTACTGGTTGTCTGGCGATTGTCTTAATCCTACCTGTGCTTTTAGACACCCT CCATTGGATGGGCATGCTGGAGCAGCACCTGAATCTGCCCACTGTTCGACACCTGTGAACAAGACCAATGTTCCCTGTTACTTTTACTTCAATGGGCTCTGCAATAAAGGTGACAGATGCTCTTTTATGCATGGTCCTGATGGTAATGCACCTGCTGGGAAATCTATAAAGACGGCCTCTAGAAGCAGTGATGCACCTGCCTTAGAAAACAAGACATCTGCCGGAAGTGAGACAGGGTCAGCAACTGCAGAAACACATCTGAATCCATCTGAAAGTGCTTCTAAGGTAccaatcaattttaattttcttcccAAGGAAGAACTTCAGCAAGCAGTACCCAAAATTCTCTTCCTGCAAAGTGCCTCTCCACAGATTGCTGTTTGTGAGTATGATGATGCGGTGATTAGGTCAGAGTCATTGATTCCAGCAGAAGGTTTTATTCAAGGAAGATCTCATATATGCACAGATCAGAGTTCAGAGGAGCAAGTGGAAGACCATATTGAGCCAGAGGAGCGGTGGGAATCATCTCCTGGCTTTGATGTTCTTGTGGATGATAAATCAGAGAATTTGGGTTATGAGGACGATCCAGAGTATTTGCTGGACCTTGATAGGGAACATAGAGAGCTGAATAGCCACTTCTTGGTGTATGGTTTTGAAGATTCAGTTGAGTATGATCCCATGTACCCTGATGCAGAACTTCTTCGTGAACATGGTATATGTGATGGCTTTGATCATCTGGATGATGAGCATCTTTTCACTAATGTTGAAAGAGAACCTGGTCATTCTAGAAGCAAAATGTTGGGTTCTATATTGTCTGGGAAAAGGAAACTCGTTCCATTGGAACTCGCAGTTGGTGACTGTAATGACATGGATCTTCGAGACCATCTGAGAAAACGCAGGGTGATTGATGGTTGTCAAATTACTGGCTCTTCAAGAAGGCATGGCTCATCCCATCTAATTAATCGTAGCCAAAAAAGGCATCCAAGGCATGGTATGGGTCAACGGCTACATAGAAGAAGATTGGCACCAGAAGTGGGAAAGAACACTATTGAATCACTGAGAGAGAATGGGACCTTTTTAAATGGTGCAAACCAACATGGTTTGCTGAGGCGCTCACATCAAGATAGGTCAAAGAAGAATTTCAGGAAAAGAAGACTACCTAAACGGCACTTCTCAAGTGAAGTTTCAAGGAAACCAATTGAAAGAGAGAGGAGAACAACTCGGGAGTCTACTATGTTTACCGGACCCAAGACCCTTGCCCAGATtaaagaggagaagaaaaaaactgaAGACAATGCAGATTGCATTTGGAAAGTTGGGAATTCAAGCAGAACTAAATTGGCCGACTTCCAAGGTCCCAAACCCTTGAGTGAAATCCTGAAGGGCAAATGGAGGCTGGATTCTGTCAGTGACAGTGATATTAGTGGCCGCTAA
- the LOC132165401 gene encoding NADH-cytochrome b5 reductase-like protein has translation MATFFRRLARATPIAFTNAFGGQTKSSFSAFRIPIGAVAAVSGGISYYYYFSSSNLVYLDQINEEAGPKVALNPDKWIEFKLQDTARVSHNTQLFRFSFDPTAKLGLDVASCIITRAPIGQDAEGKPKYVIRPYTPISDPDSKGFFDLLIKVYPEGKMSQHFASLKPGDVVEVKGPIEKLRYTPNMKKHIGMIAGGTGITPMLQVIEAILKNPDDKTQVSLLYANVSPDDILLKQKLDILATSHPNLKVFYTVDNPSKNWRGGTGFISKDMVVKGLPDPSDDTLILVCGPPGMMKHISGDKAKDRSQGELTGILKELGYSEEMVYKF, from the exons ATGGCTACGTTCTTCAGGAGGCTCGCCAGAGCTACTCCGATCGCATTTACCAATGCATTTGGCGGCCAAACCAAGTCTAGCTTCAGCGCTTTTCGGATACCCATTGGAGCAGTCGCAGCAGTTTCTGGTGGAATCTCGTACTACTACTACTTTTCCTCGTCGAATTTG GTTTATCTGGATCAAATCAATGAAGAGGCAGGCCCAAAAGTTG caCTCAACCCAGATAAGTGGATTGAATTTAAGTTGCAAGACACAGCAAGGGTTAGTCACAATACTCAACTCTTCAG GTTTTCATTTGATCCTACAGCCAAGTTGGGTCTAGATGTTGCTTCATGCATTATTACAAG GGCTCCTATAGGACAAGATGCTGAAGGGAAACCAAAATATGTCATACGCCC CTATACTCCCATATCAGATCCAGATTCTAAGGGATTCTTTGACTTACTTATTAAG GTGTATCCAGAAGGAAAAATGAGTCAGCATTTCGCAAGCTTAAAACCTGGCGATGTAGTTGAAGTCAAAGG GCCCATTGAGAAGCTAAGATATACTCCCAATATGAAGAAACACATTGGCATG ATTGCTGGTGGCACAGGCATAACTCCAATGCTTCAGGTTATTGAGGCTATACTGAAAAATCCTGATGACAAAACTCAG GTATCACTGCTTTATGCCAACGTCTCCCCAGATGACATACTGCTTAAACAGAAGCTTGACATACTTGCAACTAGCCATCCAAACTTAAAG gtATTCTACACTGTCGATAATCCATCAAAGAATTGGAGAGGAGGTACAGGTTTCATATCAAAGGATATGGTTGTCAAAGGTTTACCTGATCCTAGTGATGATACTCTAATTCTT GTATGTGGCCCCCCTGGAATGATGAAACACATATCTGGTGACAAGGCTAAAGACCGCTCACAAGGAGAG CTTACTGGCATACTCAAAGAGCTCGGATATTCTGAGGAAATGGTTTACAAATTTTGA
- the LOC132165636 gene encoding uncharacterized protein LOC132165636, whose protein sequence is MTMSFHPLNCPPVVLGNVNKNKTQFRNPSVAAQTSSEPIHCDESGNLLESKRNLALKRCQAPNSLLSQRNTVGIIGGVSVFSTLIFLEKLVLWSSKDGQGCMPFVVCSDPAISTGLPVLGSFHSFKGKNDKIQFNHDPIVGNLQRKRVFLEQSGARCIVMPCHLSHAWHSEISEGCSLPFLHVGECVARELSEAKLRPLEAGSDVRIGVLATHAASISGFYQEKLRSQGFEVVLPDQASMQHIVLPAIDAMNRRDIEGARNLLRIAIQLLLVRAVNTVILASDEMHGLLPHDDPLLKKCIDPMDALARSTIKWAKST, encoded by the exons ATGACAATGTCCTTCCACCCATTAAATTGCCCGCCAGTTGTTCTAGGTAATGTAAATAAGAATAAAACCCAGTTCAGAAATCCATCTGTAGCAGCACAAACATCTTCAGAGCCTATACACTGTGATGAGAGTGGAAACTTACTTGAATCCAAGAGGAATTTGGCTCTAAAAAGATGTCAGGCCCCAAATTCCCTGCTCAGCCAACGAAATACAGTTGGAATCATTGGAGGGGTGTCTGTCTTTTCTACTCTGATTTTCTTGGAAAAGCTTGTCCTTTGGAGTTCTAAAGATGGACAAGGATGTATGCCTTTCGTTGTCTGCAGCGACCCAGCAATAAGTACAGGGCTTCCAGTTCTTGGCTCATTTCATTCATTCAAGggtaaaaatgataaaatccaATTCAATCATGACCCAATAGTGGGGAATCTGCAGCGCAAAAGGGTGTTTCTTGAGCAGTCTGGAGCTCGTTGCATAGTCATGCCATGCCATCTCTCACATGCGTGGCACAGTGAGATTTCTGAGGGATGTTCTTTACCTTTCCTTCATGTAGGTGAGTGTGTTGCCAGGGAGCTCAGCGAAGCAAAGCTCAGGCCACTTGAAGCTGGAAGTGATGTGCGAATTGGTGTGCTTGCTACACATGCAGCTTCAATCTCTGGTTTTTATCAGGAGAAACTACGAAGTCAG GGCTTTGAGGTTGTGTTGCCAGACCAAGCAAGCATGCAGCACATTGTACTTCCTGCAATTGATGCAATGAACAGAAGAGACATTGAAGGGGCGAGGAATCTCTTAAGAATTGCTATCCAACTTCTCTTGGTGAGGGCTGTGAACACTGTCATCCTTGCTTCTGATGAAATGCATGGTCTTCTGCCTCATGATGATCCTCTTCTAAAGAAATGTATTGACCCCATGGATGCTTTGGCCAGGTCAACTATAAAGTGGGCTAAATCTACATAA
- the LOC132165498 gene encoding nudix hydrolase 19, chloroplastic has product MLSFLSSSTTSPLLYLSRKLSLQTLTRNLSHTTMAINLHYHAFAGNPLRSKTPKPEDPFSPISALETLKTQLLDTSHSLSSPASKVLPFRKGRPLASSSGGLGDLAPNWQLGWIGLDDCKGYLANSGVQLSADSLVYLGSRPEDDVVYWGIDVSGEGGLVPEFGSKQLSFVELRTLMVATDWADEQAMGELAIAGHARALLEWHSISNFCGHCGEKTVPMEAGRRKQCSNELCKKRIYPRVDPVVIMLVIDRENDRALLSQQSRFVPRMWSCLAGFIEPGESLEEAVRRETWEETGVEVGEVIYHSSQPWPVGPSSMPCQLMVGFHAYAKSLEINVDKEELEDAQWHSREDVKKALTFAEYKKAQTTAAVKVEQMCKGVEKGQNLSADFNVESGELAPMFIPGPFAIAHHLISSWVYQDTINGVEALLKQPSGSMSSL; this is encoded by the exons ATGctctccttcctttcttcctcAACCACCTCTCCCCTCCTTTATCTCTCTAGAAAACTCTCTCTTCAAACGCTAACAAGAAACCTCTCACACACCACCATGGCGATAAACTTACACTACCATGCCTTCGCTGGCAATCCTCTGAGATCCAAGACCCCAAAGCCCGAAGACCCATTTTCACCAATCTCAGCCCTCGAAACCCTCAAGACCCAGCTCTTAGATACCTCCCACAGCCTCTCCTCCCCTGCTTCCAAGGTCCTGCCTTTCAGGAAAGGCAGGCCCTTGGCATCTTCCAGTGGCGGGCTCGGTGACTTGGCGCCAAATTGGCAGCTGGGTTGGATTGGTTTGGATGATTGCAAGGGTTACTTGGCCAATTCTGGGGTCCAGCTGAGTGCGGACTCGTTGGTTTACTTGGGTTCGAGGCCTGAGGACGATGTGGTCTATTGGGGAATTGATGTTTCAGGTGAGGGTGGTCTGGTGCCGGAGTTTGGGAGCAAGCAGCTCAGCTTTGTGGAGCTGAGGACGTTAATGGTGGCAACCGATTGGGCCGATGAGCAAGCTATGGGGGAATTGGCTATTGCCGGTCAT GCCAGGGCATTGCTAGAATGGCATAGCATATCAAATTTCTGTGGACATTGTGGGGAGAAAACAGTCCCCATGGAAGCTGGGAGGCGGAAGCAATGCTCAAATGAGTTATGCAAAAAGAGGATTTACCCTCGTGTTGATCCG GTTGTCATCATGTTGGTCATTGATAGAGAGAATGACCGTGCACTCTTAAGCCAACAATCAAGATTTGTACCCCGAATGTGGAGTTGCTTAGCTGGTTTTATAGAG CCAGGAGAAAGCTTGGAAGAGGCAGTGAGAAGAGAAACATGGGAGGAGACTGGTGTTGAAGTTGGAGAAGTTATATATCATAGTTCTCAACCATGGCCTG tGGGGCCAAGTAGCATGCCATGCCAGCTGATGGTTGGCTTTCATGCATATGCAAAATCACTAGAGATAAACGTGGACAAGGAGGAGTTGGAAG ATGCTCAGTGGCACAGTAGAGAAGATGTGAAAAAAGCTTTGACATTTGCCGAATACAAAAAAGCTCAAACAACAGCTGCAGTCAAGGTAGAACAGATGTGCAAGGGGGTTGAGAAAGGACAGAACTTGTCTGCAGATTTCAACGTGGAAAGTGGTGAACTTGCTCCCATGTTCATCCCTGGGCCATTTGCTATTGCCCATCACCTCATCTCTTCCTGGGTCTACCAAGATACAATCAATGGTGTTGAAGCTCTTTTAAAACAACCTAGTGGTTCTATGTCAAGTTTGTAG